From Persicobacter psychrovividus, the proteins below share one genomic window:
- a CDS encoding outer membrane beta-barrel protein, which translates to MNKLHLTLLVMLIFAGVLKAQDQGTKGISVGAGFYTTNEILNTFEDIANGASFGNVSAGPAISITYKVAIKDRWFVYADAAYQSISEDIFLNGNKEGDVSHRFFTVGFGTEYHYVSGDLIQAYSGVSIAYTSQTHDYTLPPNSVVSESSNDNYVGFQVNALGIRVGRKLAGFLELGFGYRGVANVGLSYQF; encoded by the coding sequence ATGAATAAATTACACTTGACACTACTTGTTATGCTGATTTTTGCAGGAGTTCTGAAGGCACAGGATCAGGGCACAAAGGGCATATCAGTAGGAGCGGGATTTTATACCACCAATGAAATACTGAATACTTTTGAGGACATTGCCAACGGGGCTTCCTTTGGCAATGTATCTGCCGGGCCGGCGATCAGTATCACTTACAAAGTGGCGATTAAAGACCGGTGGTTTGTATATGCTGATGCGGCCTACCAGTCAATTTCTGAGGATATTTTCCTGAATGGCAACAAGGAAGGTGATGTGAGTCACCGATTTTTCACCGTGGGGTTTGGCACCGAATACCATTACGTCAGTGGCGACCTGATACAGGCTTACAGTGGAGTCAGTATTGCCTATACTTCCCAAACCCACGACTATACCCTGCCACCAAATTCTGTGGTATCGGAGAGCAGTAACGATAATTATGTCGGATTTCAGGTGAATGCATTGGGCATACGCGTGGGTAGAAAGTTGGCAGGTTTCCTTGAACTTGGATTTGGATACCGAGGGGTGGCGAACGTCGGCTTATCCTATCAGTTCTAA
- a CDS encoding SusD/RagB family nutrient-binding outer membrane lipoprotein has translation MFKKYKSFAAGVTLVLGLSACIDQFKEINTDKNDPTAVSPGALLGNVIFEAGRTLADRNMDIMTDVVQYSSGKIGGQRSFENFNWSPDTGEELWDMIYLNMTNVRDMNQKAHALEQKAYEGASLVMEAYLMSLATDAFGDVPYRQAWRLDENLLRPAYDPQAVIYDSLLVKLNRADQLFMADETGMISGGDFIFDGDVEAWQGFGNALQLRLLARMITKDPSKISQFAEVAQRPLLTTNAMYTFSGVAPDLSPVFLWRETDFNLRRLSVTMAEMMNGLNDPRRSAYYERPQGETEWVGCPIGYTIAQFDADPQNHRYATLNQSFLDNGAYANATFMSYAEQEFLLAEAVLKNWINGEAEIHYNRAVTSSIAFWNNYGGSGLTPEAYLAQAEVAFSGELEQVLTQKYIAQFANPFECWFDYQRTGFPALKLDHTAQVNNGDYPAKRFMYPSFEAMSNHENMRNAIDRTMNGVDDINATIWWNN, from the coding sequence ATGTTTAAAAAATATAAATCCTTTGCTGCTGGCGTAACCCTTGTTTTGGGATTAAGCGCTTGTATTGATCAGTTCAAAGAAATCAATACCGATAAAAACGACCCTACGGCGGTAAGCCCCGGCGCCCTTCTGGGAAATGTTATTTTTGAGGCAGGAAGAACCCTCGCCGATCGAAATATGGACATTATGACCGATGTGGTGCAGTATTCCTCCGGTAAAATTGGTGGGCAGCGTTCCTTTGAAAATTTCAACTGGTCGCCGGATACGGGCGAAGAACTTTGGGACATGATCTACCTGAACATGACCAATGTGCGGGACATGAATCAAAAAGCCCATGCTTTGGAACAGAAAGCATATGAAGGGGCTTCCCTGGTGATGGAGGCCTATCTGATGAGTCTGGCCACAGATGCTTTTGGCGATGTGCCTTACCGTCAGGCATGGCGGCTCGATGAAAATTTGCTTCGCCCTGCTTATGATCCTCAGGCGGTTATTTATGACTCCCTTTTAGTGAAGCTGAACCGTGCAGACCAGTTGTTTATGGCAGATGAAACAGGGATGATTAGCGGTGGTGATTTTATCTTTGATGGCGACGTAGAAGCATGGCAAGGCTTTGGCAATGCCCTGCAGTTGCGCCTTCTTGCACGCATGATCACCAAAGACCCTTCCAAAATCAGTCAATTTGCGGAGGTCGCTCAGCGTCCCTTGCTCACCACCAATGCCATGTATACTTTTTCGGGCGTCGCGCCGGACCTTTCCCCTGTATTTCTCTGGCGGGAAACGGATTTTAACCTCAGGAGATTATCCGTTACCATGGCGGAAATGATGAATGGGCTGAATGATCCCCGCCGTTCAGCATACTATGAACGTCCGCAGGGCGAAACGGAATGGGTTGGCTGCCCCATAGGATATACCATTGCGCAATTCGATGCCGACCCTCAAAATCACCGTTACGCCACCCTGAACCAAAGTTTTTTGGATAACGGCGCCTATGCCAACGCAACTTTTATGAGTTATGCTGAACAGGAATTTCTGCTTGCGGAGGCGGTACTGAAAAACTGGATTAATGGGGAGGCGGAAATCCACTATAACCGGGCGGTAACCTCTTCCATAGCATTTTGGAATAACTATGGCGGAAGTGGGCTAACCCCTGAAGCCTATTTGGCACAGGCGGAGGTCGCCTTTTCCGGTGAACTGGAACAGGTGCTCACTCAAAAATATATTGCGCAGTTTGCCAATCCTTTTGAATGCTGGTTCGATTACCAGAGAACGGGATTCCCTGCCCTGAAACTCGACCATACGGCACAGGTGAACAATGGTGACTATCCTGCAAAACGATTCATGTACCCATCTTTTGAGGCCATGTCGAATCATGAAAATATGCGAAATGCCATCGATCGGACAATGAACGGCGTGGACGACATCAATGCGACAATCTGGTGGAATAATTAA
- a CDS encoding PepSY-associated TM helix domain-containing protein: protein MRIKKKVLQLHKLLGLLTGLVVFIVSVTGCCWVFKSEIQQLTQTAIHIPVESSPLLTPTQIEKIAHKKYPNRLIHGVIYGQADEPITLVYYEFEPEFYHSLYIHPYTGEILAEENHLGGFFGTVLRGHVRLWLPKAIGEPLVRWSILIFVVMLFSGIILWWPKKKKHLNQRLKFKWKPSTGWKRKNFDLHAILGFYICGLALILSFTGLVMSFEWIQKGVYFGLGGTKNPTYEIPQQLSEAIPADRPAIDRLLGMMQKEYPQGEKIEIHYPYTDKDCILVEVVRTEGVIYNADYRYFDQRTLEEVKGNTIYDAYKNAHLADKVLRMNYDIHVGAIGGIAGKIIAFFVSLLTATLPLSGFMLWYGRRHKKSRKKSSKEKKALELK from the coding sequence ATGCGCATAAAAAAGAAGGTTTTACAACTCCACAAACTACTCGGACTGCTTACGGGTCTGGTGGTTTTTATCGTTTCGGTAACGGGCTGCTGTTGGGTGTTTAAGTCGGAAATTCAGCAACTTACCCAAACAGCGATTCACATTCCGGTGGAAAGTTCCCCTTTGCTTACCCCTACACAAATCGAAAAAATTGCCCATAAAAAATACCCCAATAGGTTGATTCACGGTGTAATTTATGGTCAGGCCGATGAACCCATCACGCTGGTTTATTATGAGTTTGAGCCTGAATTTTATCATAGCTTATATATTCACCCCTACACCGGAGAAATTCTGGCGGAGGAGAATCACCTTGGCGGATTTTTTGGCACTGTACTGCGGGGGCATGTGCGCTTGTGGCTTCCCAAAGCCATTGGTGAACCGCTGGTGAGGTGGTCTATTCTCATTTTTGTAGTGATGCTTTTTTCGGGCATCATTTTGTGGTGGCCAAAAAAGAAAAAGCACCTGAACCAACGGCTTAAATTTAAATGGAAGCCATCTACTGGCTGGAAAAGGAAAAATTTCGACCTGCATGCCATTCTCGGGTTTTACATTTGCGGCCTTGCCCTGATCCTCTCTTTTACGGGGCTGGTGATGTCTTTTGAATGGATTCAGAAAGGGGTGTATTTCGGCTTGGGCGGAACAAAAAATCCAACTTATGAAATCCCACAACAGCTGTCGGAAGCCATTCCCGCGGACCGCCCAGCGATCGATCGACTTCTCGGAATGATGCAAAAAGAATATCCCCAAGGGGAAAAAATCGAAATCCATTATCCGTATACCGACAAGGATTGTATTCTTGTAGAGGTGGTCCGGACGGAAGGGGTAATTTACAATGCTGACTACCGCTATTTTGATCAGCGTACGCTTGAAGAAGTTAAAGGTAACACGATTTACGATGCCTATAAAAATGCCCACTTGGCCGATAAAGTGCTCCGGATGAACTATGACATTCATGTTGGGGCTATTGGTGGCATTGCAGGAAAAATCATTGCATTTTTTGTGAGCTTACTCACAGCCACCCTACCCCTGAGTGGTTTTATGCTTTGGTATGGCCGACGCCATAAAAAGAGTCGCAAGAAATCATCCAAGGAAAAAAAAGCCCTTGAATTAAAATAA
- a CDS encoding TonB-dependent receptor: protein MLIRVLSLFLLLMSGTAMAQQSTLSGNITDQHQEALIGVNVLIKGALKGTQTDAQGHFELDQLKAGRYTLTISYVGYKAQEITVDLGQAENHQLGAIALYEGNEILNNVVIQGERTNAFSRSKTAYVSKLPLKDMENTQVYSTVTNELLKSQVVTNFDDALKNATGVEQLWASTGRGGDGAGYYSLRGFSVQPQLVNGLPGLTNGTINPANIERIEVLKGPSATLFGNAVSSYGGLINVVTKKPYVGTGGSLSYTTGSFGLNQIVGDYNTPLGENEDIYFRLNTAHTRQQSFQDAGFQNSFFIAPSLSYKVNNRLSFSFYGEITQAEQTNPMMLFLNRSVESHASNLEELNYNRQLSFTSNDLTLENPTQNYRMEMSYKLSDAWQSQTLLSASGTSTNGYYSYLWETGGTGDNEFSRFISKQNAHTQTTDFQQNFTGDFKIGQLRNRLVVGFDYFTSTQTSNNSGYIFYGAITPDGLRNDSADFPLSQAGVDQALADQPIGHLKSRHSIMSSYVSNVINFTPRLSAMVGLRLDHFNNEGDLNNTDDRYEQTTLSPKVGVMYQPIMHKLSLFANYQNGFQNIAPQLVGDPESGPQQIVVYKPERANQFEFGVKSNFLEDRLNATVSYYNIEVSDRVMIDPENPFNKIQDGAVRSEGVEIEVNANPVKGLNLRAGFSHNESTTTQTDDPLILGQRPLEAGPKMLFNFWSSYQFSHGPVQGLGAGFGLNGASERYVKNYTTTGDFILPSYMVASASVYFQKDSYRISLKVNNLFDEEYYKGWTTITPQAPRAFLANFTYSF, encoded by the coding sequence ATGCTTATAAGGGTACTTTCATTATTCCTTTTGCTGATGAGCGGCACTGCAATGGCACAGCAATCTACCCTATCGGGTAATATCACCGACCAGCACCAGGAGGCGCTTATTGGAGTGAATGTATTGATCAAAGGAGCCCTCAAGGGTACGCAAACTGATGCGCAGGGGCACTTTGAGCTTGATCAGCTGAAGGCGGGGCGCTACACGCTCACCATTTCATATGTTGGCTATAAGGCACAGGAAATTACAGTGGATCTTGGACAGGCAGAAAATCATCAGCTTGGAGCCATTGCCCTTTATGAGGGGAATGAGATTTTGAACAATGTTGTTATTCAGGGTGAGCGCACCAATGCATTTTCCCGGAGTAAGACTGCCTATGTTTCCAAATTGCCTTTGAAGGACATGGAAAATACGCAAGTTTACAGTACTGTTACCAATGAGCTGTTAAAATCTCAGGTGGTAACAAACTTTGATGATGCCCTAAAAAATGCCACCGGCGTGGAACAACTCTGGGCATCTACCGGACGCGGTGGCGACGGTGCAGGCTACTATTCATTACGTGGTTTTTCTGTTCAGCCTCAATTGGTCAACGGACTGCCCGGCCTTACCAACGGGACCATCAACCCCGCCAATATTGAACGTATCGAAGTACTGAAAGGGCCATCGGCCACCCTGTTTGGCAATGCGGTAAGCTCGTATGGCGGACTGATTAATGTGGTTACGAAAAAGCCTTATGTAGGCACCGGAGGTTCGCTTTCCTACACCACGGGGAGCTTCGGTCTGAACCAGATTGTGGGCGATTACAATACACCACTTGGAGAAAACGAGGATATTTATTTCCGCCTGAACACCGCCCATACCAGGCAGCAGAGCTTTCAGGATGCCGGATTCCAAAATTCCTTTTTTATTGCTCCAAGCCTTTCCTATAAAGTCAATAACCGACTTTCCTTCTCGTTCTACGGAGAAATTACCCAAGCTGAGCAAACGAACCCGATGATGTTGTTCCTGAACAGAAGTGTGGAATCTCATGCGAGCAATCTTGAAGAACTCAATTACAACCGTCAGCTTTCTTTTACCAGCAACGACCTTACCCTGGAAAATCCTACTCAGAATTACCGGATGGAGATGAGCTATAAATTATCTGATGCCTGGCAATCACAAACGCTGCTTTCGGCCAGTGGTACGTCCACCAATGGTTACTATTCCTATTTATGGGAAACCGGCGGTACGGGAGACAATGAATTTTCGAGGTTCATCAGTAAGCAAAATGCCCACACCCAAACCACCGACTTTCAGCAGAATTTTACGGGAGATTTTAAAATCGGACAACTGAGAAACCGACTCGTGGTTGGTTTTGACTACTTCACCTCTACGCAAACCAGCAACAACAGTGGCTACATATTTTATGGCGCCATTACCCCGGATGGCCTGCGCAACGACAGTGCCGATTTTCCGCTGTCGCAGGCAGGTGTTGATCAGGCACTGGCTGATCAGCCCATAGGACACCTCAAATCAAGACACAGCATCATGAGCTCCTATGTATCGAATGTCATCAATTTCACCCCTCGCCTATCGGCGATGGTAGGTTTGCGCCTTGACCATTTCAATAATGAGGGCGACCTCAATAACACTGATGACCGCTACGAGCAAACCACCCTTTCCCCAAAGGTTGGAGTGATGTATCAGCCAATTATGCATAAGCTGTCGCTGTTTGCCAACTATCAAAATGGCTTCCAGAATATTGCCCCACAGCTGGTCGGTGATCCGGAATCCGGTCCTCAGCAAATCGTTGTTTACAAGCCAGAGCGCGCCAATCAGTTTGAATTTGGTGTGAAGTCCAATTTCCTTGAAGATCGTCTGAATGCCACGGTCAGCTATTATAACATTGAAGTTTCTGACCGCGTGATGATCGACCCTGAGAATCCTTTCAATAAAATTCAGGATGGGGCCGTTCGAAGCGAAGGCGTTGAGATTGAGGTCAATGCCAATCCGGTAAAAGGGCTGAATCTCCGTGCCGGTTTCAGTCATAATGAAAGCACCACCACACAAACCGATGACCCGCTGATTTTGGGACAGCGCCCATTGGAGGCCGGCCCGAAGATGCTCTTTAATTTTTGGTCAAGCTACCAGTTCAGCCATGGACCTGTTCAGGGGCTTGGAGCAGGTTTCGGACTGAATGGCGCCAGCGAACGATACGTGAAAAACTATACCACCACCGGCGACTTTATTTTGCCAAGCTATATGGTGGCGAGTGCCTCGGTATATTTCCAGAAAGACAGCTACCGCATCAGTCTGAAAGTAAATAACCTTTTTGATGAGGAGTACTATAAAGGCTGGACCACGATAACGCCTCAGGCGCCTCGGGCTTTTCTGGCTAATTTCACCTATTCATTCTAA
- a CDS encoding SusC/RagA family TonB-linked outer membrane protein, with product MSLQNFYPLQFSKRKLIHCTAASIMMGMFNFGSAVAEEASPERTANSYTVAAQSHTVKGRVIDATTGEPIIGVTLAIEGAQAGTFTDIEGNFELEAEASATLVVSFIGYETERIIVGTQTAMDIALKEVSMELSGVVVTALGIKRTEKSLGYAASIVPTADLAETKSTNFTNSLAGKVAGLQVVGSTGGVAGSSRITLRGESSLNLSANGPLFVIDGVPISNNTEGSGDFAANAGNLPVDFGNGASELSSDDIEDITVLKGANAAALYGSRAANGVIMITTKKGQDRFQVEINSNITFETLLMKPRFQGQYGPAEGKLTGHWGDRMDGTVRPVYGAQGVEMMPNISRGHTMIEDFFETGVSATNNVAISGGNGQDTYRLSYTNTYKTGITPSNELKRNSINYAAKNQLTNKLSLNTTVNYIHSGSDNITSVGHGAGAVMYNFYDRNGFTPLNADVSWGKNYWMPGMEHNQQYSARFMEDGTNGGNNPYFVANEFKNTLDKNRLIANFNLNYEISEKVATMLRGGTDYYNEHRTSREAFSSTRNLEGMYREEKYGYQENNFDWITTYKEEIGPNWKGTFVGGMNMMRQKRTNSMTHGVGLTTPGVYSINNFKGNPTVSQLNTERAIMGIYGTAQMAFKDVWFVDVTARNDWSSTLVNPFAENGNQNKFSFFYPSVSTSLILSELIEMPKFLNYTKIRGGFAMVGNDTDPYMTYATYVSGALPGTNTNPNLNPNANLKPEMTTSFELGLDAHFFDSRLTMDLTYYHMDSRDQILVAPVSTTTGYTETLLNAGHIQNRGIEIAWNALLIERENFKWNFSGNFTRNFNEIKSLAQDIDAYVIARPTDGGSSPGTQTVIAEVGERMGALSGYGYQRVQDPSSPYHGMIIYNEAGQALRKDEAEIWGNYNPDWTMGLRNEFSYKNWHLSALFDVRKGGSIYSYFHSNIYASGLAEETLPGRNGGVLITDGVYRDSEGNFHTFEHEVDAQTYYTEKFARNNMEANTFDATFVKLRELSIGYSFPQQMISKVGLQSLRVSAVGRNLWMWSKTPYIDPENMTMNAGYTIPGFEVGQLPSTRNFGFNINMTF from the coding sequence ATGAGTTTGCAAAACTTTTACCCTTTGCAGTTTTCAAAAAGAAAGCTAATCCACTGCACTGCAGCGTCCATCATGATGGGGATGTTCAACTTTGGATCCGCCGTGGCAGAGGAAGCATCACCTGAGCGAACAGCAAATAGTTATACGGTGGCCGCACAGAGCCACACCGTAAAAGGGCGTGTAATTGATGCCACCACCGGGGAGCCCATCATAGGGGTTACCTTGGCCATTGAAGGCGCACAGGCAGGAACTTTTACAGATATTGAAGGCAATTTCGAGCTTGAAGCTGAAGCCTCGGCCACTTTGGTTGTCTCTTTTATTGGTTATGAGACGGAACGAATTATTGTCGGGACACAAACAGCCATGGATATCGCCCTGAAGGAAGTCTCCATGGAATTGTCGGGTGTAGTGGTAACAGCGCTTGGCATCAAGCGGACAGAAAAGTCGCTCGGCTATGCGGCTTCCATCGTCCCGACAGCCGATTTGGCAGAAACAAAATCCACCAACTTCACCAACTCTCTGGCCGGCAAGGTCGCAGGTTTGCAGGTGGTCGGCTCTACTGGCGGCGTGGCCGGTTCGTCGCGAATCACCCTGCGCGGGGAATCCTCCCTCAACCTTTCAGCCAATGGCCCTTTGTTCGTCATTGATGGCGTGCCGATATCAAACAATACCGAAGGCTCTGGAGATTTTGCGGCCAACGCAGGAAATTTACCCGTAGATTTTGGCAATGGTGCTTCAGAACTTTCCTCCGACGATATTGAGGACATTACGGTGCTCAAAGGTGCCAATGCCGCAGCGCTGTACGGTTCTCGTGCTGCCAATGGCGTGATCATGATTACCACGAAAAAAGGACAGGATCGCTTTCAGGTGGAGATCAACAGCAATATTACTTTCGAGACATTATTGATGAAGCCGCGGTTTCAGGGTCAGTACGGACCGGCAGAAGGCAAGCTCACCGGCCACTGGGGAGACCGAATGGATGGCACGGTTCGTCCGGTTTATGGAGCGCAGGGCGTGGAGATGATGCCGAATATTTCCCGAGGGCACACGATGATCGAGGATTTTTTTGAAACAGGGGTTTCGGCCACCAACAATGTGGCGATTTCTGGAGGTAACGGACAAGACACCTATCGACTATCGTATACCAACACCTATAAAACAGGGATTACCCCTTCCAATGAGCTGAAGCGTAACAGCATCAATTATGCTGCAAAAAATCAGCTGACCAATAAACTGAGCCTGAACACCACGGTGAACTATATTCATTCTGGTTCGGATAATATCACTTCGGTCGGACATGGTGCGGGGGCGGTGATGTACAACTTTTATGACCGCAACGGTTTCACTCCTCTGAATGCGGATGTCAGTTGGGGAAAAAATTACTGGATGCCCGGCATGGAGCACAATCAGCAGTATTCCGCCCGTTTTATGGAAGATGGCACCAATGGGGGTAACAACCCATATTTTGTGGCCAATGAGTTTAAAAATACCCTCGACAAAAATCGACTGATCGCCAACTTCAATCTAAATTATGAAATTTCCGAGAAAGTAGCCACCATGCTGCGCGGAGGAACAGATTACTATAATGAACACCGTACAAGCCGTGAGGCTTTTTCTTCAACCCGAAATCTGGAAGGAATGTACCGGGAGGAGAAATATGGCTATCAGGAAAATAATTTCGACTGGATTACCACTTATAAGGAGGAGATTGGCCCCAACTGGAAGGGTACTTTTGTTGGTGGAATGAACATGATGCGTCAGAAAAGAACCAACTCCATGACCCATGGAGTAGGTCTGACCACCCCAGGAGTGTATTCTATCAATAACTTTAAGGGCAACCCTACAGTAAGCCAACTGAATACTGAACGGGCTATAATGGGCATTTATGGAACGGCCCAAATGGCTTTTAAAGATGTTTGGTTTGTAGATGTTACCGCCCGAAACGACTGGTCTTCCACACTGGTGAATCCTTTTGCGGAGAATGGAAATCAGAATAAATTCTCCTTCTTTTACCCTTCGGTGTCCACTTCCCTGATATTATCGGAGTTGATTGAGATGCCTAAATTTTTGAATTATACCAAGATTAGAGGAGGCTTTGCCATGGTGGGGAACGATACCGACCCCTATATGACTTATGCCACCTATGTATCTGGTGCATTGCCTGGGACCAACACGAACCCCAACCTGAACCCCAATGCGAATTTGAAACCGGAAATGACCACCTCCTTTGAGTTGGGCTTGGATGCCCATTTTTTCGACAGCCGCCTGACCATGGACCTGACCTATTATCATATGGATTCAAGGGATCAGATTCTCGTGGCGCCGGTTTCCACCACTACCGGATATACCGAAACGCTTTTAAATGCTGGTCATATTCAGAATCGGGGAATTGAAATTGCCTGGAATGCCCTTTTGATTGAAAGGGAAAATTTCAAGTGGAATTTCAGTGGAAACTTTACCCGAAATTTCAATGAGATCAAGTCGCTTGCCCAGGACATTGATGCCTATGTGATTGCACGGCCTACGGATGGAGGTTCCTCGCCGGGAACCCAGACCGTCATTGCTGAAGTGGGCGAAAGAATGGGCGCCCTTTCGGGCTATGGCTATCAGCGGGTGCAGGATCCTTCGAGTCCCTACCATGGCATGATCATTTATAATGAAGCCGGACAGGCCCTGAGAAAAGACGAAGCTGAAATTTGGGGGAATTATAATCCTGACTGGACGATGGGGCTTCGTAATGAATTCTCTTATAAAAACTGGCATTTGAGCGCCCTCTTTGATGTCCGAAAAGGAGGAAGTATTTATTCGTACTTCCACTCCAATATCTACGCTTCAGGCCTGGCGGAAGAAACATTGCCGGGCCGTAATGGAGGCGTGTTGATCACCGATGGGGTGTACCGCGACAGCGAAGGGAATTTCCATACTTTTGAACATGAGGTAGATGCGCAAACCTATTATACAGAGAAATTTGCCCGAAACAATATGGAGGCCAATACCTTTGATGCCACTTTTGTGAAGCTTCGGGAACTCTCCATCGGCTACTCTTTTCCTCAGCAGATGATCTCCAAAGTAGGCCTGCAATCGCTGCGGGTATCAGCCGTTGGGCGCAACCTGTGGATGTGGTCAAAAACACCTTATATCGATCCCGAAAATATGACCATGAATGCCGGTTATACCATTCCGGGTTTTGAGGTGGGGCAGCTGCCTTCCACCCGCAACTTTGGCTTCAATATCAATATGACTTTCTAA